A region of Necator americanus strain Aroian chromosome I, whole genome shotgun sequence DNA encodes the following proteins:
- a CDS encoding hypothetical protein (NECATOR_CHRI.G1780.T1): MNDGTLVIRGEKVPSRNVGGVGFVVHPSVVHLVDSHEILSPRLAILRLRPLRQKSISIINCYSPTSAADDSELDAFYEELEEVVHNEKSFYKFVVGDFNAKLGKATEEEYRIGRFGLGDRNENGNRLAGLLSAARLFHGNSLFMKKDYRRWTWESPNGATRAEIDHILTNRRWCLLDVSVVPSFCSGSDHRLLRAKIRLSHTMEKNICYRQRRRKEVVYDDCVLEDSLSQGDWHIEEDPNVDYEMLLRGLRACAERASKSRTTNLDRISKTTKELLGRRRALRLDPNASHIERQKKILEAAQRRTSLKKCRRDLREYNIPLATLLSEDGTRTSSRREMEVITERFYSNLFRSSTPVSSPIIPSGDTPPRILPSEVRVAIKSMKPGTAPDLILYQQTFFGLVAIRFM; this comes from the exons atgaatgacggtacacttgtcattcgtggagagaaggttccgtcgcgaaatgtaggcggtgttggtttcgttgtgcacccatctgtcgtccatctcgtcgattctcacgagatcctgtcacctcgtctggccattcttcgcctccgccctctgcgccaaaaatccatcagtatcatcaactgctattcaccaacatcagcagctgatgattccgaattggacgcgttttacgaggagctggaggaagtagtccacaacgagaagtccttttacaaattcgttgtcggagacttcaacgcaaaactaggaaaggccacagaagaggaatacaggattggaagatttggactaggggaccggaatgaaaatggcaatcgtctcgccgggctgttgtccgccgctcgcctctttcatgggaactctcttttcatgaaaaaagattatcgtcggtggacatgggaatcgcccaatggcgcgactcgtgcggagatcgaccacatactcaccaaccggaggtggtgtctacttgacgtctcagtagtaccatccttctgtagtggttctgatcaccgtctccttcgtgcgaaaatacgacttagccacacgatggaaaagaacatctgctatcggcaacgaaggagaaaagaagtcgtctacgacgattgcgtactcgaggactccctgtcccaaggtgactggcacatcgaggaggacccaaacgtggactacgagatgttgctcagaggattacgagcctgtgctgaacgtgcctcgaagtcgcgcacgacaaacttggatcgaatttcgaagaccaccaaggaattgttaggaagaagaagggctttgaggcttgatccgaatgcatcgcacattgagcg gcagaagaagattctagaagcagcacaaagaagaacgagtctaaagaagtgccgcagggacctccgcgaatataatattccgctagcaaccttgctgagcgaagacgggactcgcacgtcttctcgtcgtgagatggaagtcattacggagaggttctactcgaaccttttccgttcatcaactcctgtgtcaagcccaatcatccccagtGGCGAtactccaccacggattctcccttcggaagtacgagtcgctatcaagagcatgaaacctggcacagccccggacctgattttatatcagcagactttcttcgggctggtggccatccgcttcatgtaa
- a CDS encoding hypothetical protein (NECATOR_CHRI.G1780.T2) — translation MLRRLHLFATRFGCFTGRGISMSSSTSVSFVLGRQRCHWSPTFSTFASSTFYRRNVSTGRRPCSYLPVFGCRVMSTAAPLDKSLYILPNDSPVCQLDCTDAFNALTNRERQYAHYMGRASYDGALAVFLQVSPESAGLFATFYRLFKAESLDSLKAKALKSGFTDEEWEGFLVYVAGFYYNNGNYRGFGDSKIIPSVSAEKIDALVRSAEAGKSSPLFISTWEAVKPLVCSLEENQLHLGFGNKGVTCYHSENITKEDAEKIDRYLKAKHVESWNTRLFKDSEKRNGKTLYRIKLASSKTDGASEEEFEDFTVLTERGDYSPLMTRACAWLQKAEKSAANDNQKKMISKYIEHFTEGDIKHHKDGSRFWIKDVEPVIESYIGFIENYRDPAGTRSEFEGFVACVNKETSQKFKTLVQRAEEILKRLPWGKAYEKDHFLKPDFTALDVLAFASSGLPSGINIPNYDDIRQNEGFKNVSLGNVIAATPKQKMNFIDQEDEDLMHKYHKDSFEVQVGLHELLGHGSGKLFQRNKDGTFNFDKDTKDLITGERVSKWYEPGETWSSKFGPLSSAYEECRAEAVGYVLCCDKDILEIFGYKDEMAETVKYVNWLNEIRAGLLALEFYSPEAKKWGQAHCYARYVLTKVCLEAGQGFVSITECTGEDGKPDLKFKLDRTKIDSVGRPAVNAFLARLQAYKSTGDFEGGRKMFESYGNVSEQEVRWRDICVARRKPRRLFVQANTKMDDKGEVTLRTYDATAAGVIQSFVERYEPSAIDDLEQCWSKDRMWYPRAYGSH, via the exons ATGTTGAGGCGTTTGCATCTTTTTGCAACTCGTTTCGGTTGTTTTACGGGTCGTGGCATCTCAATGTCGTCATCCACTTCTGTTTCATTCGTGCTAGGACGACAACGATGTCACTGGTCGCCGACGTTTTCGACATTTGCATCATCAACGTTTTATCGTCGCAACGTATCTACAGGGAGAAGGCCTTG ttCATATCTGCCCGTTTTCGGTTGTCGCGTCATGAGTACAGCAGCACCTCTCGACAAATCACTTTACATTCTACCGAATGACTCGCCAGTTTGTCAACTTGACTGCACCGATGCTTTCAATG cctTGACTAATAGGGAACGGCAGTATGCTCATTACATGGGAAGAGCGTCGTATGATGGGGCGTTAGCAGTTTTTCTGCAG GTTTCACCTGAATCTGCGGGGCTTTTCGCAACGTTCTATAGGCTATTTAAAGCAGAGAGCTTGGACAGCCTGAAAG CAAAGGCTTTAAAATCCGGATTTACCGATGAGGAATGGGAGGGATTCTTAGTATATGTTGCTGGATTTTACTATAATAACGGAAACTATCGTGGTTTTGGAGATTCAAAAATCATTCCTAGCGTCAGTGCG GAGAAAATTGATGCATTGGTGCGTTCAGCTGAAGCCGGAAAATCCTCACCACTATTCATTAGCACGTGGGAGGCGGTGAAACCGTTAGTGTGTTCACTTGAAGAAAATCAACTGCACTTAGGCTTTGGAAATAAG GGTGTAACTTGCTACCACAGCGAAAATATTACGAAAGAAGATGCGGAGAAGATTGATAGATATCTTAAA GCTAAGCACGTCGAGTCGTGGAACACTAGACTCTTTAAAGATTCAGAGAAGAGAAACGGTAAAACCCTATACAGGATCAAGTTGGCTAGCAGCAAAACAG ATGGGGCCtcagaagaagaatttgaagatttcACTGTGCTCACTGAGCGCGGGGATTACTCCCCGTTGATGACTCGGGCGTGCGCGTGGCTACAGAAG GCAGAAAAATCGGCAGCAAATGAtaatcagaagaaaatgatcTCCAAATATATAGAGCATTTTACTGAAGGCGACATTAAGCATCATAAG GATGGTTCACGTTTCTGGATTAAGGATGTCGAGCCAGTTATTGAAAGCTACATAGGCTTTATCGAGAACTACCGTGATCCAGCCGGGACGCGTAGTGAATTCGAAG GCTTTGTCGCATGTGTAAATAAAGAAACatcacaaaaattcaaaacactgGTGCAAAGAGCTGAAGAGATACTGAAGAGATTACCGTGGGGAAAAGCATACGAAAAAGaccattttttaaag CCAGATTTCACAGCATTGGATGTGTTGGCCTTTGCATCCAGTGGACTTCCATCGGGAATTAATATTCCTAACT ATGATGATATCCGTCAAAATGAAGGTTTCAAGAACGTTTCGCTTGGAAATGTCATAGCAGCTACaccaaaacagaaaatgaacttTATTGACCAAGAAGACGAG GACCTTATGCATAAATATCACAAGGACTCGTTTGAAGTGCAAGTCGGATTGCACGAGTTGCTAGGACACGGTAGTGGGAAACTGTTTCAGAGGAATAAGGACGGCACATTCAACTTCGACAAGGATACCAAGGATTTGATCACTGGCGAGCGG GTTTCCAAATGGTATGAGCCCGGCGAAACGTGGTCATCGAAATTTGGTCCCTTATCAAGTGCATACGAAGAATGTCGTGCAGAAGCAGTAGGATACGTGCTATGCTGCGATAAAGATATTTTGGA GATATTTGGCTACAAAGACGAAATGGCTGAAACAGTGAAGTATGTGAATTGGCTGAATGAAATTCGTGCTGGATTACTAGCGCTTGAATTTTACTCACCAGAAGCCAAAAAATGGGGTCAG GCTCATTGTTACGCGCGTTACGTGCTAACTAAGGTATGCTTGGAAGCTGGACAAGGATTTGTGAGCATCACGGAATGTACTGGTGAAGATGGCAAGCCTGATCTGAAGTTCAAGCTTGATCGGACAAAGATTGATTCAGTTGGGCGGCCAGCAGTGAACGCtttcttagctaggcttcaa GCCTACAAGTCTACAGGAGATTTTGAAGGAGGCAGAAAAATGTTCGAGAGTTACGGCAATGTGTCAGAGCAAGAAGTACGATGGCGCGACATTTGCGTAGCTCGACGAAAGCCTCGAAGGTTGTTCGTGCAAGCAAATACCAAGATGGATGACAAAG GTGAAGTCACCTTAAGAACATATGACGCGACTGCAGCAGGCGTTATTCAGTCATTCGTAGAGCGTTATGAACCTAGCGCTATCGATGATCTCGAGCAGTGTTGGAGCAAAGACCGCATGTGGTATCCCCGTGCTTATGGGAGCCATTAG
- a CDS encoding hypothetical protein (NECATOR_CHRI.G1781.T1) — protein MAEASHTLQKGAVVQHTAKAHNLKGQLPEGSMESLATTIRFLTLNCRTLSRASVISIENYTIYCGDADENKVGGCAIAVRNDYKNLVEEFGSTSSRCAFLRLRDRRGRKLWIKAHAPTETAEDNTKDASSDELHALMSKIPSQQVVIVGIDANAKMGLEQQSDVLGKWYYPAERTSDNGDRLVDLCVQTGLIIASTFKRNHRRHQLTWQRLTLLTPEEQRKRKMRTLKLQLDYVLARNIPQSDIRKSRAVWDVAFDSDHRPVLLSFKIRFHKRNRGVPLQPKIDMAGLKDDECRRKFRLRVSIHVGVRTRKKLSDADSFTKCIQDATRETLPVLLPRKKFAFASAETKSTYNSVCVARSAGDFNQKKRLRRKLRRELQQDRDNEWTSRAMEFEKAWEDRNPRKAYDLLKQYSGKMKRCSTFLNTANGVAVGKTTLPIWKEHFKTLLNRLAPSAPELEHVHKPTYAVNEEPGTESQVLVCIQKMKNGKSGGDDGISAEMLKYLPPSGIREMTKIIRSIWIDERIPDSWRYAIIIPLHKKLSVTDPRNYRGISLLRVMYKVLERIILDRLIKRREETTRDEQAGFRPGRSTIDQVFIVRRVIEIWQRYSKPMQLAFLNFEAAFDSPHRGRLLNALRANGVPGKFLRLLDDMNQRTTTAAVRTPAGCTTPFEVLAAAYAAYALINASRCGSLRDLERESGLYTEEQWQLDEMLEMFSKDASAFNSLTKCLWSTPITNEVKLRVYLSAIRPIMMYGSGTWSAPSTVMERLDCTERKLLRRLLGYFWPRVCHNEDLYAEIDVVYRRMTRRKHHHLAPPSKVAKVNRLRFFGHILRRPADRFVQRVLRSSSSSSWKKPPGRKRKFWTEAVKEELRTLGVDRQFRRDVRFRRIWNSDEWIDSVQALAEDREGWAELCSRTAHLGEDAVLKAKNLLNPEVRKEDVDENTYVTLISSHLLSMCVAFVISGLTCTLFDFYRR, from the exons atggcggaagcttcccatacattgcaaaaaggtgctgttgtccagcacaccgccaaagcccataacctgaaaggtcaactgcctgaagggagcatggaatctttggcaacaaccattcgtttcctcacgctgaactgccgaacactatcga gggcgtccgtcatcagcatcgaaaattacaccatatactgcggcgatgctgatgagaacaaagtaggtggctgcgcgatagctgtgaggaacgattacaagaacctggtggaagaatttggctcaacgtcgtctagatgcgcttttttacgactgcgggatcgcagaggacgtaaactctggatcaaagctcacgcacctacggaaaccgctgaggacaacactAAGGACGCCTCCTCTGATGAACTccatgcgttgatgtctaaaataccaagccagcaggtggtcattgtcggaatcgacgcaaatgcgaagatgggactcgaacagcaatccgatgtgctaggaaaatggtactatccagcggagcgcacgtcggacaacggtgaccgtctggtcgacttgtgcgtacagacgggcctcatcatcgcttccacgtttaaaaggaatcatcgacgccatcagctcacgtggcagaggttaacccttttaacgcctgaagagcagcgcaagcgaaagatgaggactcttaaacttcagctcgactacgttctggcgaggaacattcctcagtcagatatccggaaatctagagctgtttgggacgtcgcgttcgactctgaccaccgtccagttcttctcagcttcaagatacggttccacaagagaaaccgaggagttcctcttcaaccgaaaatcgacatggcaggtctgaaagacgatgaatgcagaagaaaattccgtctacgtgtgtctattcatgttggagtacggaccaggaagaagcttagcgatgcggattccttcacaaagtgcatccaggacgctacaagggaaacgctcccggttctattgccgcggaagaagttcgcctttgcatctgcggaaacaaaatccacatacaattctgtatgtgtcgcgcgcagcgctggtgacttcaaccagaaaaagcgtcttagaaggaagctgcgtcgtgaactgcaacaagaccgcgataacgagtggacgtcaagagcgatggagtttgagaaggcgtgggaggacaggaacccgcgaaAAGCCTATgatctactaaaacagtatagcggcaaaatgaaaagatgttccactttcctcaacactgccaatggggtagctgttGGTAAaacaacccttccaatttggaaggaacacttcaagaccttgctgaaccggctagcaccgtcagctcctgaactcgaacacgttcataaaccgacatatgcggttaacgaggagccaggGACCGAGTCGCAGGTCCttgtctgtattcaaaaaatgaagaatggaaaatctggtggagacgacgggattagcgcagaaatgctaaaatatcttcctccgtctgggattcgtgagatgacaaagatcatccgctcaatatggatagacgaaaggatacccgATTCGTGGAGatacgctatcataattcccctccacaagaagttatccgtcacggaccccaggaattatcgaggaatctctttgctgcgtgttatgtacaaggtattggagcgcattatcctggaccgactcattaaacgtcgcgaagaaacaacgcgcgacgagcaagctggctttcgtcctggccgatctacgattgaccaggtgttcatcgtcaggagagtgatcgaaatctggcagcggtattcgaagccaatgcaactggcgtttctgaactttgaagccgcgttcgactcccctcaccgaggccgtcttctcaacgcgctccgcgccaatggagtaccaggaaagttccttcgcttgcttgatgacatgaatcaacgaacaacaactgctgcagttcgaacaccagccggatgtacaacaccgtttgaagtg ctggctgcagcctatgccgcctacgccctgataaatgcaagcagatgtggatctcttcgagacctcgaacgggaatcagg GCTGTAcactgaagaacaatggcagctagaTGAGATGttagagatgttcagcaaagatgcgtctgcatttaactccttaacgaaatgcctgtggtcgacccccatcaccaacgaagtcaagctgcgagtctacctatccgcaattcgccccatcatgatgtacggatcggggACTTGgtcagcaccatcaacggttatggagaggcttgactgcacggaacgaaagctgcttagacggctacttggctacttttggcctagggtatgtcacaatgaagatctttacgcagaaattgatgtggtataccggcggatgacacgtagAAAACATCatcatcttgcaccgccatcgaaagtggctaaagtaaatcgtcttcgcttctttggtcatatattaaggagaccggcagatcgcttTGTTCagcgagttctgaggagttcgtcgagttcgagctggaagaagccacctggccgaaaacggaagttctggactgaggcggtgaaagaggaactgaggacactcggcgtggataggcagttcaggcgagacgtaaggtttcgcagaatatggaatagcgacgaatggattgattctgtgcaagctctcgcagaagatcgagaaggttgggcagagctgtgttcaaggacggcacacctcggcgaagatgcgg TACTGAAGgcgaaaaatcttttaaatccGGAGGTAAGAAAAGAAGACGTGGACGAAAATACGTATGTAACCCTTATTTCCTCTCATCTGTTGTCAATGTGCG TTGCTTTTGTCATTTCTGGATTAACCTGTACACTCTTTGACTTCTATAGAAGATGA
- a CDS encoding hypothetical protein (NECATOR_CHRI.G1782.T1) encodes MFSKDASAFNSLTKCLWSTPITNEVKLRVYLSAIRPIMMYGSGTWSAPSTVMERLDCTERKLLRRLLGYFWPRVCHNEDLYAEIDVVYRRMTRRKHHHLAPPSKVAKVNRLRFFGHILRRPADRFVQRVLRSSSSSSWKKPPGRKRKFWTEAVKEELRTLGVDRQFRRDVRFRRIWNSDEWIDSVQALAEDREGWAELCSRTAHLGEDAGNRVRR; translated from the coding sequence atgttcagcaaagatgcgtctgcatttaactccttaacgaaatgcctgtggtcgacccccatcaccaacgaagtcaagctgcgagtctacctatccgcaattcgccccatcatgatgtacggatcggggACTTGgtcagcaccatcaacggttatggagaggcttgactgcacggaacgaaagctgcttagacggctacttggctacttttggcctagggtatgtcacaatgaagatctttacgcagaaattgatgtggtataccggcggatgacacgtagAAAACATCatcatcttgcaccgccatcgaaagtggctaaagtaaatcgtcttcgcttctttggtcatatattaaggagaccggcagatcgcttTGTTCagcgagttctgaggagttcgtcgagttcgagctggaagaagccacctggccgaaaacggaagttctggactgaggcggtgaaagaggaactgaggacactcggcgtggataggcagttcaggcgagacgtaaggtttcgcagaatatggaatagcgacgaatggattgattctgtgcaagctctcgcagaagatcgagaaggttgggcagagctgtgttcaaggacggcacacctcggcgaagatgcgggtaatcgcgtcaggcgatga
- a CDS encoding hypothetical protein (NECATOR_CHRI.G1783.T1), with protein MSKIPSQQVVIVGIDANAKMGLEQQSDVLGKWYYPAERTSDNGDRLVDLCVQTGLIIASTFKRNHRRHQLTWQRLTLLTPEEQRKRKMRTLKLQLDYVLARNIPQSDIRKSRAVWDVAFDSDHRPVLLSFKIRFHKRNRGVPLQPKIDMAGLKDDECRRKFRLRVSIHVGVRTRKKLSDADSFTKCIQDATRETLPVLLPRKKFAFASAETKSTYNSVCVARSAGDFNQKKRLRRKLRRELQQDRDNEWTSRAMEFEKAWEDRNPRKAYDLLKQYSGKMKRCSTFLNTANGVAVGKTTLPIWKEHFKTLLNRLAPSAPELEHVHKPTYAVNEEPGTESQVLVCIQKMKNGKSGGDDGISAEMLKYLPPSGIREMTKIIRSIWIDERIPDSWRYAIIIPLHKKLSVTDPRNYRGISLLRVMYKVLERIILDRLIKRREETTRDEQAGFRPGRSTIDQVFIVRRVIEIWQRYSKPMQLAFLNFEAAFDSPHRGRLLNALRANGVPGKFLRLLDDMNQRTTTAAVRTPAGCTTPFEVVTEVISQSTILCEEQSTSVLPRLS; from the coding sequence atgtctaaaataccaagccagcaggtggtcattgtcggaatcgacgcaaatgcgaagatgggactcgaacagcaatccgatgtgctaggaaaatggtactatccagcggagcgcacgtcggacaacggtgaccgtctggtcgacttgtgcgtacagacgggcctcatcatcgcttccacgtttaaaaggaatcatcgacgccatcagctcacgtggcagaggttaacccttttaacgcctgaagagcagcgcaagcgaaagatgaggactcttaaacttcagctcgactacgttctggcgaggaacattcctcagtcagatatccggaaatctagagctgtttgggacgtcgcgttcgactctgaccaccgtccagttcttctcagcttcaagatacggttccacaagagaaaccgaggagttcctcttcaaccgaaaatcgacatggcaggtctgaaagacgatgaatgcagaagaaaattccgtctacgtgtgtctattcatgttggagtacggaccaggaagaagcttagcgatgcggattccttcacaaagtgcatccaggacgctacaagggaaacgctcccggttctattgccgcggaagaagttcgcctttgcatctgcggaaacaaaatccacatacaattctgtatgtgtcgcgcgcagcgctggtgacttcaaccagaaaaagcgtcttagaaggaagctgcgtcgtgaactgcaacaagaccgcgataacgagtggacgtcaagagcgatggagtttgagaaggcgtgggaggacaggaacccgcgaaAAGCCTATgatctactaaaacagtatagcggcaaaatgaaaagatgttccactttcctcaacactgccaatggggtagctgttGGTAAaacaacccttccaatttggaaggaacacttcaagaccttgctgaaccggctagcaccgtcagctcctgaactcgaacacgttcataaaccgacatatgcggttaacgaggagccaggGACCGAGTCGCAGGTCCttgtctgtattcaaaaaatgaagaatggaaaatctggtggagacgacgggattagcgcagaaatgctaaaatatcttcctccgtctgggattcgtgagatgacaaagatcatccgctcaatatggatagacgaaaggatacccgATTCGTGGAGatacgctatcataattcccctccacaagaagttatccgtcacggaccccaggaattatcgaggaatctctttgctgcgtgttatgtacaaggtattggagcgcattatcctggaccgactcattaaacgtcgcgaagaaacaacgcgcgacgagcaagctggctttcgtcctggccgatctacgattgaccaggtgttcatcgtcaggagagtgatcgaaatctggcagcggtattcgaagccaatgcaactggcgtttctgaactttgaagccgcgttcgactcccctcaccgaggccgtcttctcaacgcgctccgcgccaatggagtaccaggaaagttccttcgcttgcttgatgacatgaatcaacgaacaacaactgctgcagttcgaacaccagccggatgtacaacaccgtttgaagtggtaactgaagtaatttcgcaatcgacgatattatgcgaagaacagtcgaccagtgtcctgccgagattgtcttag